One genomic segment of Chitinophaga sancti includes these proteins:
- the bla gene encoding subclass B3 metallo-beta-lactamase: MRHLILIPLLLVTFSATAQKVAEPPTHNNPEWSKPYEPFQIAGNLYYVGTYDLACYLIVTPRGNILINTGLAASAPMIKANIESLGFKLSDTKILLNTQAHYDHMGAMAAIKKSTGARLMIDAADAPVVADGGYSDYLQGGSVSLFAPVKVDRILQNGDTIELGGMKLVMLHHPGHTKGSCSFLFDVKDATRSYKVLIANIPTVIIDNKFSAISSYPDMAKDYAYTLNAMKNLQFDIWVASHAGQFDLQGKHKPGSGYNPSAFIDRKGYDEELKYCEEQYLEKLK; the protein is encoded by the coding sequence ATGAGACACCTGATTTTGATCCCCTTATTATTAGTCACTTTCTCTGCCACTGCTCAGAAAGTAGCCGAACCTCCAACCCATAACAATCCTGAGTGGAGTAAACCTTACGAACCCTTTCAGATTGCCGGGAACCTTTATTATGTAGGCACCTACGACCTGGCCTGTTACCTGATTGTAACCCCCCGGGGTAATATATTGATTAACACCGGTCTGGCTGCCTCAGCCCCAATGATCAAAGCAAATATTGAATCGCTGGGATTCAAACTGTCCGACACGAAGATCCTTTTAAATACACAGGCCCATTATGACCATATGGGCGCCATGGCCGCCATAAAGAAATCTACCGGTGCCAGATTGATGATTGATGCCGCAGATGCCCCGGTAGTGGCTGACGGTGGGTATTCTGATTATTTACAAGGGGGTAGTGTCAGCCTTTTCGCGCCTGTAAAGGTGGATCGTATCTTACAGAATGGAGATACGATCGAGCTGGGAGGTATGAAACTAGTCATGTTGCACCACCCCGGTCATACAAAAGGATCCTGTAGTTTCCTGTTCGATGTAAAAGATGCTACACGTTCTTATAAGGTCCTTATCGCTAACATCCCCACTGTTATCATCGACAACAAATTTTCAGCCATCTCCAGTTACCCGGATATGGCCAAAGATTACGCGTATACTTTAAATGCGATGAAGAACTTACAATTCGACATCTGGGTCGCCTCACATGCCGGTCAGTTTGACCTGCAAGGTAAGCATAAGCCCGGCAGCGGTTATAATCCTTCCGCTTTCATAGATAGAAAAGGATACGACGAGGAACTTAAATATTGCGAGGAGCAGTACCTGGAAAAATTGAAATAA
- a CDS encoding T9SS type A sorting domain-containing protein — protein sequence MQKHFMLFLSVILLLAGTPLFATPECPIISGTFSGANGTTVDNSATGWYLDASKVLSTGYFAVKSNRLHAEELGGEGVWYSKVFSTAGYTDWQVAVKVTAEGDLNSTEYVKVYYKINGGAETLLDQRTGNFGTLDFTSAVLNGSTVQLVVRIYNYNNGGSQTSKYYIEQYRVFKEKGPCAGTGITVTATAGNNGVLNCSAPSLTLAATSSASGTTYNWTGPNSFTSTSQNPTVSTAGTYTVTGTSSAGTGTATVVVTENKVAPDLSATGGSLACATSVTLSASSAVANATYAWTGPNGFTSSSQKPTVSVAGSYTVKVTNPANGCTTSQTVQVTAGNAATTTWEENFTLSNGTNSDNGTTAWTVTSPSGSVFSVNNNEFKISGIGTTGEGVWTSGSIAMTGKTSVTVSGAVRSSVSTGAVMNDTGEYADYLRFYYKLNGGSEVLFYEKTSAINNHSTTNTTFSVSIPTGNTLQIVVRARATGTDEFYYFDNVKIAAIDPAVTLTTAVSGPVTCSSNAQITVTASGTVSSYAWTGPNGFTSTLQNPTVTAAGVYTVTGTLPSGCTVSATATVTENKVAPDLDAMGAVIGCMSSVVISASSTVANVVYAWTGPGGFTSSLQQPTVSVAGTYTVSVTNPANGCSTSKSVVVASSSTTPTVFWLEDFTLANGTTSDNGSTAWTIVSTGTGTTSVQNNEYKVSYTGAGETTWSSGVVDISGKTNVVISALLRSETASVNDAFETDDYMRVYYKLNGGAEVLVYEDYAGIGNTTTGTASVTVTAAGVSGSTLQVIIRARNSDPTERYFFDNVSLTGASTMSYPTAVATMADSLTCIKTSVVLTGSSSTTGVTYKWDGPNGYTSSLQNPTVSVAGDYILTVTNASTGCVGKDTVTVRQNVSKPGLVVSAPATLNCATTSINLTATSSGTITWTGYTAGVNPIAVTAAGKYYVTAQGANGCSSKDSVTVTQDITKPTLAVTAPATLTCATTSVNLTASSNGTITWNGYSAGVNSITVTSPGKYYVTAKGTNGCTSTDSVTVTQDITKPTLAVTAPATLTCATTSINLTASSNGTITWNGYSAGTNPIAVTAPGKYYVTAKGTNGCTTTDSVTVAQDITKPTLAVTAPATLTCATTSINLTASSNGTITWNGYSAGTNPIAVTAPGKYYVTAKGTNGCTTTDSVTVAQDITKPTLAVTAPATLTCATTSVNLTATSNATITWNGYNAAVNPITVTSPGKYYVTAKGTNGCSKTDSVTVIQDITKPTLAVTAPATLSCATTSINLTASSNGTITWNGYSAGTNPIAVTAPGKYYVTAKGTNGCTTTDSVTVTQDITKPTLTVTAPATLTCATTSVNLTATTNGTITWNGYIAGTNPITVTAPGKYYVTAKGTNGCSKTDSVTVTQDITKPTLTVTAPTTLTCATTSINLTASSNGTITWNGYSAGTNPIAVTAPGKYYVTAKGTNGCTTTDSVTVTQDITKPTLTVTAPATLTCATTSINLTASSNGTITWNGYSAGTNPIAVTAPGKYYVTAKGTNGCTTTDSVTVTQDITKPTLTVTAPATLTCATTSVNLTATSNGTITWNGYNAGVNPITVTSPGKYYVTAKGTNGCSKTDSVTVIQDITKPTLTVTAPATLTCATTSVNLTATSNGTITWNGYNAGVNPITVTSPGKYYVTAKGTNGCSKTDSVTVIQDITKPTLAVTSPATLTCASTSVNLTASSNGTITWNGYNAGVNPITVTSPGKYYVTAKGTNGCTTTDSVTVAQDITKPTLAVTAPATLTCATTSVNLTASSNGTITWNGYNAGVNTITITSPGKYYVTAKGTNGCTSTDSVTVTQDINKPTLTVSTPATLTCATTSVNLTASSNGTITWNGYSAGTNPIAVTAPGKYYVTAKGTNGCTTTDSLTVTQDITKPTLTVTAPATLTCATTSVNLTASSNGTITWNGYSAGTNSIAVTAPGKYYVTAKGTNGCTTTDSVTVAQEITKPTLTVTAPATLTCATTSINLTASSNGTITWNGYNAGTNSIAVTTPGKYYVTAKGTNGCSTTDSVTVTQDITKPTLAVTAPATLSCATTSINLTASSNGTITWNGYNAGTNPIAVTAPGKYYVTAKGTNGCSKTDSVTVIQDITKPTLAVTAPAILTCATTSINLTASSNGTITWNGYNAGVNPIAVTTPGKYYVTAKVANGCSTTDSVTVTQDITKPTLTVTTPATLTCATTSVNLTASSNGTITWNGYSAGTNQIAVTAPGKYYVTARGTNGCSTTDSVTVTQDITKPTLTVTAPATLTCATTSVNITASSNGTITWNGYNAGVNPITVTTAGKYYVTAKGTNGCTATDSLTVTQDITKPALTVTAPATLTCATTSVNLTASSNGTITWNGYSAGTNPIAVTAPGKYYVTAKGTNGCTTTDSLTVTQDITKPTLTVTAPATLTCATISANLTASSNGTNTWNGYNAGVNPIAVTAPGKYYVTAKGTNGCTTTDSVTVTQDITKPTLTVTAPAILTCATTSVNLTANSNGTITWNGYTDGTNPIAVTAPGKYYVTARGTNGCTTTDSVTVTQDITKPTLTATAPATLTCATTSVNLTASSNGTITWNGYNAGVNPITVTSPGKYYVTAKGTNGCTTTDSVTVTQDITKPTLTVTAPATLTCTTTSVNLTATSNGTITWNGYTAGTNPIAVTAPGKYYVTAKGANGCSITDSVTVNQDITKPTLTLTAPAPLTCATTSVNLTASSNGTITWNGYSAGTNPIAVTAPGKYYVTAKGANGCSTTDSVTVTQDITKPTLTVTAPAPLTCATTSVNLTASSNGTITWNGYTTGTNPIAVTAPGKYYVTAKGTNGCTTSDSVTVAQDITKPTLAITTPAPLTCTTTSVNLTASSNGTITWNGYTAGTNPIAVTTPGKYYVTARGANGCTTSDSVTVAQDITKPTLAITTPATLTCATTSVNLTASSNGTITWNGYTTGTNPIAVTTPGKYYVTARGANGCTTSDSVTVQQNISPAANVQASNNGPLTCTKTTVQITGSSTSSDVTYKWSGPSNYTATTAQANVTTAGTYTLVVTNTQNGCTATTNTPVTQNITPPANIQASNDGPLTCLKTNVIITGTSSTNGTTFRWTGPNNFVATTASAIVTTPGTYTLSVTNPDNGCVATTNTPVISNTTPPTAVILPPATNPDPLSVDLLSAQSVSNANYQWSLVSSDNSWLILDGAQTASVLYQSGNPDISGIFTLQVTDKSNGCQNTATYTLNTVSAALQQTAASLEYNAYPNPFTDQLSITFKSPVNGKISVEIYNNMQGNRESLLFNDYVKAGEVHKLTYRSINLPAGLHYCVIRANGKVYTKKLILIR from the coding sequence ATGCAAAAGCATTTTATGCTTTTCCTTTCCGTCATTTTATTATTGGCGGGCACTCCACTTTTTGCGACGCCTGAATGTCCTATTATAAGCGGGACCTTTTCGGGGGCAAATGGAACGACCGTCGACAACTCAGCCACCGGATGGTACCTGGATGCATCAAAAGTACTCAGCACCGGTTATTTTGCCGTCAAATCGAATCGTTTACATGCAGAGGAACTTGGAGGGGAAGGCGTATGGTATTCGAAGGTCTTTTCTACGGCAGGGTATACAGACTGGCAGGTAGCCGTGAAGGTCACTGCCGAGGGCGATTTAAATAGCACTGAATATGTAAAGGTCTATTACAAAATTAATGGAGGTGCAGAGACATTGCTGGACCAGCGAACGGGTAATTTCGGAACATTGGATTTTACCTCCGCAGTACTCAATGGAAGTACTGTACAATTAGTTGTGAGAATTTATAATTACAACAATGGAGGCTCGCAGACTTCTAAATATTATATTGAACAGTATCGGGTATTTAAAGAAAAAGGCCCTTGTGCTGGTACGGGAATTACAGTGACAGCTACCGCCGGGAATAATGGTGTGCTCAACTGTTCCGCTCCTTCTCTTACGCTTGCAGCAACATCTTCAGCAAGCGGCACCACTTATAACTGGACAGGGCCAAATAGTTTTACCTCTACTTCACAGAATCCTACCGTGAGTACAGCAGGTACTTATACAGTAACAGGTACCAGTAGTGCAGGTACAGGAACGGCTACTGTAGTGGTGACAGAAAATAAGGTGGCACCGGATCTTAGTGCTACGGGAGGTTCGCTGGCATGTGCGACCAGTGTAACATTATCAGCATCATCCGCAGTGGCCAATGCGACATATGCATGGACAGGGCCGAATGGATTTACATCTTCTTCTCAAAAACCTACAGTAAGTGTAGCGGGTAGTTATACGGTGAAAGTTACCAATCCTGCAAATGGGTGTACGACTTCGCAGACGGTACAGGTCACAGCGGGCAATGCGGCAACTACTACCTGGGAGGAGAACTTTACATTATCAAACGGAACGAATTCAGATAATGGAACGACGGCATGGACGGTAACTTCGCCTTCGGGGAGTGTGTTTTCTGTGAATAATAATGAATTTAAAATTAGTGGTATAGGTACGACAGGAGAAGGTGTGTGGACTTCAGGGAGTATAGCGATGACGGGGAAAACCAGTGTGACTGTTTCAGGGGCAGTGCGAAGTTCAGTATCGACAGGAGCGGTGATGAATGATACGGGAGAGTATGCAGATTATTTAAGATTCTATTACAAATTGAATGGCGGTAGCGAGGTGTTGTTTTATGAGAAGACATCGGCTATCAATAATCATAGTACAACGAATACTACTTTTTCAGTGTCAATACCTACGGGCAATACCTTGCAGATTGTAGTAAGGGCAAGGGCTACGGGGACAGATGAATTTTATTATTTCGACAATGTGAAGATCGCAGCTATAGATCCTGCAGTGACATTGACTACAGCGGTTAGCGGACCGGTTACCTGTAGTAGTAATGCACAGATCACGGTAACGGCAAGTGGTACGGTTTCATCCTATGCATGGACGGGGCCGAACGGTTTTACATCTACGCTACAGAATCCAACTGTAACGGCGGCAGGGGTGTATACTGTGACAGGGACATTGCCGTCTGGTTGTACAGTATCAGCAACGGCTACGGTTACAGAGAATAAAGTAGCGCCGGACCTGGATGCGATGGGTGCGGTGATAGGTTGTATGTCGAGTGTGGTGATATCTGCTTCATCAACGGTGGCGAATGTTGTCTATGCATGGACAGGGCCGGGAGGGTTTACGTCATCACTGCAGCAGCCTACAGTGAGTGTGGCAGGGACATATACGGTGAGTGTTACAAATCCGGCGAATGGTTGTAGTACATCAAAGTCTGTGGTGGTGGCATCTTCTTCTACAACGCCGACGGTGTTCTGGCTGGAGGATTTTACATTGGCGAATGGGACGACTTCGGATAATGGGAGTACGGCATGGACGATAGTTAGTACAGGAACGGGGACGACATCGGTGCAGAATAATGAATACAAGGTGTCTTATACGGGAGCGGGAGAAACTACATGGTCATCAGGGGTGGTGGATATTTCGGGGAAGACGAATGTGGTTATTTCAGCATTGCTCAGGAGTGAGACGGCGAGTGTGAATGATGCGTTTGAGACGGATGATTATATGAGGGTGTATTATAAACTGAATGGTGGTGCAGAGGTGTTGGTGTATGAGGATTATGCGGGGATAGGGAATACGACGACAGGGACGGCTTCGGTAACGGTAACTGCTGCGGGGGTGAGTGGGAGTACTTTACAGGTGATAATAAGGGCGAGGAATTCGGATCCTACGGAGCGGTATTTCTTTGATAATGTGAGTCTGACGGGGGCGAGTACGATGAGTTATCCTACGGCAGTGGCGACGATGGCGGATTCGCTGACTTGTATCAAGACTTCGGTAGTTTTGACGGGTAGTTCTTCTACGACGGGTGTGACGTATAAATGGGATGGGCCGAATGGGTATACTTCTTCATTGCAGAATCCTACGGTGAGTGTAGCGGGGGATTATATTTTAACGGTGACGAATGCATCGACGGGATGTGTGGGGAAGGATACGGTGACGGTAAGGCAGAATGTTAGTAAGCCGGGGTTGGTGGTGAGTGCGCCAGCAACATTGAATTGTGCTACTACTTCAATAAATCTTACTGCGACTTCAAGTGGTACGATTACCTGGACGGGGTATACAGCGGGAGTTAATCCGATTGCGGTGACTGCAGCGGGTAAATATTATGTTACTGCACAGGGGGCAAATGGATGTTCAAGTAAGGATAGTGTGACGGTGACTCAGGACATCACCAAGCCGACTTTGGCGGTAACGGCACCAGCGACTTTAACTTGTGCTACCACTTCTGTAAATCTTACTGCCTCTTCTAATGGTACGATTACATGGAATGGGTATAGTGCGGGAGTTAATTCGATTACAGTAACTAGTCCGGGCAAATACTATGTAACGGCAAAAGGCACGAATGGATGTACAAGCACCGATAGTGTGACGGTGACTCAGGACATCACCAAGCCGACTTTGGCAGTAACGGCGCCAGCGACTTTAACTTGCGCTACCACATCCATCAATCTCACTGCCTCTTCTAATGGTACGATTACATGGAATGGATATAGCGCTGGCACAAACCCAATTGCAGTAACTGCTCCGGGTAAATACTATGTAACGGCAAAGGGTACGAATGGATGTACAACCACAGATAGTGTGACGGTGGCTCAGGACATCACCAAGCCGACTTTGGCAGTAACGGCGCCAGCGACTTTAACTTGCGCTACTACATCCATCAATCTCACTGCCTCTTCTAATGGTACGATTACATGGAATGGATATAGCGCTGGCACAAACCCAATTGCAGTAACTGCTCCGGGTAAATACTATGTAACGGCAAAGGGTACGAATGGATGTACAACCACAGATAGTGTGACGGTGGCTCAGGACATCACCAAGCCGACTTTGGCAGTAACGGCGCCAGCGACTTTAACTTGCGCTACCACTTCTGTAAATCTTACTGCGACTTCTAATGCCACGATTACATGGAATGGATATAATGCGGCAGTTAATCCAATTACGGTAACTAGTCCGGGTAAGTACTATGTAACGGCTAAAGGCACGAATGGATGTTCAAAGACAGATAGTGTGACAGTGATTCAGGATATTACCAAGCCGACTTTGGCGGTAACTGCACCAGCGACTTTAAGTTGTGCTACGACATCCATCAATCTCACTGCCTCTTCTAATGGTACGATTACATGGAATGGATATAGCGCTGGCACAAACCCAATTGCAGTAACTGCTCCGGGTAAATACTATGTAACGGCAAAGGGCACGAATGGATGTACAACCACAGATAGTGTGACGGTGACTCAGGACATCACCAAGCCGACTTTGACGGTAACGGCCCCAGCTACTTTAACCTGCGCTACCACTTCTGTAAATCTTACTGCGACTACTAATGGTACGATTACATGGAATGGATATATCGCTGGAACAAACCCAATCACAGTAACTGCTCCGGGTAAATACTATGTAACGGCTAAAGGAACGAATGGATGTTCAAAGACAGATAGTGTGACAGTGACTCAGGACATCACCAAGCCGACTTTGACTGTAACGGCCCCAACGACTTTAACTTGCGCTACTACATCCATCAATCTCACTGCCTCTTCTAATGGTACGATTACATGGAATGGATATAGCGCTGGCACAAACCCAATTGCAGTAACTGCTCCGGGTAAATACTATGTAACGGCAAAGGGCACGAATGGATGTACAACCACAGATAGTGTGACGGTGACTCAGGACATCACCAAGCCGACTTTGACGGTAACGGCGCCAGCTACTTTAACTTGCGCTACCACATCCATCAATCTCACTGCCTCTTCTAATGGTACGATTACATGGAATGGATATAGTGCTGGCACAAACCCAATTGCAGTAACTGCTCCGGGTAAATACTATGTAACGGCAAAGGGCACGAATGGATGTACAACCACAGATAGTGTGACGGTGACTCAGGACATCACCAAGCCGACTTTGACGGTAACGGCGCCTGCTACTTTAACTTGCGCTACCACTTCTGTAAATCTTACTGCGACTTCTAACGGTACGATTACATGGAATGGCTATAATGCGGGAGTTAATCCGATTACGGTAACTAGTCCGGGTAAGTACTATGTAACGGCTAAAGGCACGAATGGATGTTCAAAGACAGATAGTGTGACAGTGATTCAGGATATTACCAAGCCGACTTTGACGGTAACGGCGCCTGCTACTTTAACTTGCGCTACCACTTCTGTAAATCTTACTGCGACTTCTAACGGTACGATTACATGGAATGGCTATAATGCGGGAGTTAATCCGATTACGGTAACTAGTCCGGGTAAGTACTATGTAACGGCTAAAGGCACGAATGGATGTTCAAAGACAGATAGTGTGACAGTGATTCAGGATATTACCAAGCCGACTTTGGCAGTTACTTCGCCAGCTACATTGACTTGTGCTTCTACTTCTGTAAATCTTACTGCGAGTTCTAATGGCACGATTACATGGAATGGCTATAATGCGGGAGTTAATCCGATTACGGTAACTAGTCCGGGTAAGTACTATGTAACGGCAAAGGGTACGAATGGATGTACAACCACAGATAGTGTGACGGTGGCTCAGGACATCACCAAGCCGACTTTGGCAGTAACGGCGCCAGCTACTTTAACTTGCGCTACCACTTCTGTAAATCTTACTGCCTCTTCTAATGGTACGATTACATGGAATGGGTATAATGCGGGAGTTAATACGATTACGATAACTAGTCCGGGTAAATATTATGTAACGGCTAAAGGTACGAATGGATGTACAAGCACCGATAGTGTGACGGTGACTCAGGACATTAACAAGCCGACTTTAACGGTAAGTACACCAGCAACTTTAACCTGCGCTACTACTTCTGTAAATCTTACAGCGAGTTCTAATGGCACGATTACATGGAATGGATATAGCGCTGGGACAAACCCTATTGCAGTAACTGCTCCGGGTAAATACTATGTAACGGCAAAGGGCACGAATGGATGTACAACCACTGATAGTCTGACAGTGACTCAGGATATCACCAAGCCGACTTTGACGGTTACTGCACCAGCTACTTTAACTTGTGCTACCACTTCTGTAAATCTTACTGCTTCTTCTAATGGTACGATTACATGGAATGGATATAGTGCTGGCACAAATTCAATTGCAGTAACTGCTCCTGGTAAATATTATGTAACGGCTAAAGGAACGAATGGATGTACAACCACAGATAGTGTAACAGTGGCTCAGGAAATCACCAAGCCGACTTTGACGGTAACGGCGCCAGCTACTTTAACTTGCGCTACTACATCCATCAATCTCACAGCCTCTTCTAATGGCACGATTACATGGAATGGCTATAATGCTGGCACAAATTCAATTGCAGTAACTACTCCGGGTAAATACTATGTAACAGCTAAAGGCACGAATGGATGTTCAACCACAGATAGTGTGACAGTGACTCAGGATATCACCAAGCCAACTTTGGCGGTAACTGCACCAGCGACTTTAAGTTGCGCTACTACATCCATCAATCTCACTGCCTCTTCTAACGGCACGATTACATGGAATGGCTATAATGCGGGCACAAACCCAATTGCAGTAACTGCTCCGGGTAAATACTATGTAACGGCAAAGGGCACGAATGGATGTTCAAAGACAGATAGTGTGACAGTGATTCAGGATATCACCAAGCCGACTTTGGCGGTAACGGCGCCAGCAATTTTAACTTGCGCTACTACATCCATCAATCTCACGGCTTCTTCTAATGGCACGATTACATGGAATGGCTATAATGCGGGAGTTAATCCTATTGCAGTAACTACTCCGGGTAAATACTATGTAACAGCAAAGGTTGCGAATGGCTGTTCAACCACTGATAGTGTGACAGTGACTCAGGACATCACCAAGCCAACTTTGACGGTAACTACGCCAGCAACATTAACTTGCGCTACCACTTCTGTAAATCTTACTGCTTCTTCTAATGGCACAATTACATGGAATGGGTATAGCGCTGGCACAAACCAAATTGCAGTAACTGCTCCGGGTAAATATTATGTAACGGCGCGCGGCACGAATGGATGTTCAACCACAGATAGTGTGACGGTGACTCAGGATATCACCAAGCCGACTTTGACGGTAACTGCGCCAGCAACTTTAACTTGCGCTACTACTTCAGTAAATATTACTGCTTCTTCTAATGGTACGATTACATGGAATGGCTATAATGCGGGAGTTAATCCGATTACAGTAACTACTGCGGGTAAATATTATGTTACTGCAAAGGGTACGAATGGATGTACAGCCACAGATAGTCTGACTGTGACTCAGGATATCACCAAGCCGGCTTTGACGGTAACGGCACCTGCAACTTTAACTTGCGCTACCACTTCTGTAAATCTTACTGCGAGTTCTAACGGCACGATTACCTGGAATGGGTATAGCGCTGGGACAAACCCAATTGCAGTAACTGCTCCGGGTAAATACTATGTAACGGCAAAGGGCACGAATGGATGTACAACCACAGATAGTCTGACAGTGACTCAGGACATCACCAAGCCGACTTTGACGGTAACAGCACCTGCAACTTTAACTTGCGCTACCATTTCTGCAAATCTTACTGCGAGTTCTAACGGCACGAATACATGGAATGGGTATAATGCGGGAGTTAATCCAATTGCAGTAACTGCTCCGGGTAAGTATTATGTAACCGCAAAGGGCACGAATGGATGTACAACCACTGATAGTGTGACAGTGACTCAGGACATCACCAAGCCGACTTTGACGGTAACGGCACCTGCAATTTTAACTTGCGCTACCACTTCTGTAAATCTTACTGCGAATTCTAATGGTACGATTACATGGAATGGCTATACCGATGGCACAAACCCAATTGCAGTAACTGCTCCGGGTAAGTATTATGTAACAGCACGCGGCACGAATGGATGTACAACCACAGATAGTGTGACAGTGACTCAGGACATCACCAAGCCGACTTTGACTGCAACGGCGCCAGCTACTTTAACCTGCGCTACCACTTCTGTAAATCTTACTGCTTCTTCTAATGGTACGATTACATGGAATGGGTATAATGCGGGAGTTAATCCGATTACGGTAACTAGTCCGGGTAAGTACTATGTAACGGCAAAGGGTACGAATGGATGTACAACTACAGATAGTGTGACGGTGACTCAGGATATCACCAAGCCGACTTTGACTGTAACGGCACCAGCTACATTGACTTGTACTACCACTTCTGTAAATCTTACTGCAACTTCAAACGGTACGATCACTTGGAATGGCTATACCGCTGGCACAAACCCAATTGCAGTAACTGCTCCGGGGAAATACTATGTAACGGCAAAGGGTGCGAATGGATGTTCAATCACAGATAGTGTGACAGTGAATCAGGATATCACCAAGCCGACTTTGACTTTAACGGCGCCTGCTCCTTTAACTTGTGCTACCACTTCTGTAAATCTTACTGCCTCTTCTAATGGTACGATTACATGGAATGGGTATAGCGCTGGTACAAACCCAATTGCAGTAACTGCTCCGGGCAAATATTATGTAACGGCTAAAGGTGCGAATGGATGTTCAACCACAGATAGTGTGACAGTGACTCAGGATATCACCAAGCCGACTTTGACTGTAACGGCGCCTGCTCCTTTAACTTGTGCTACCACTTCTGTAAATCTTACTGCCTCTTCTAATGGCACGATTACATGGAATGGCTATACCACCGGCACAAACCCAATTGCAGTAACTGCTCCGGGTAAATACTATGTAACGGCTAAAGGAACGAATGGATGTACAACTTCCGATAGTGTGACAGTGGCCCAGGACATCACCAAGCCGACATTAGCAATTACAACTCCTGCTCCTTTAACTTGTACTACCACTTCTGTAAATCTTACTGCCTCTTCTAATGGCACGATTACATGGAATGGCTATACCGCCGGCACAAACCCGATTGCAGTCACTACACCGGGTAAGTACTATGTAACAGCTCGCGGTGCGAATGGATGTACAACTTCCGATAGTGTGACAGTGGCCCAGGACATCACCAAGCCGACATTAGCAATTACAACTCCTGCTACTTTAACTTGTGCTACTACTTCTGTAAATCTTACTGCCTCTTCTAATGGCACGATTACATGGAATGGCTATACCACCGGCACAAACCCGATTGCAGTCACTACACCGGGTAAGTACTATGTAACAGCTCGCGGTGCGAATGGATGTACAACTTCCGATAGTGTAACTGTACAACAAAACATCTCCCCTGCTGCCAACGTACAAGCTTCAAACAATGGCCCACTGACCTGTACAAAAACAACCGTACAAATCACAGGCTCTTCTACATCATCCGATGTAACCTATAAATGGAGCGGCCCATCCAATTACACAGCTACAACAGCACAGGCGAATGTAACAACTGCAGGGACCTATACCCTAGTGGTCACTAACACACAAAACGGATGTACCGCCACCACCAACACCCCGGTCACTCAAAACATCACGCCACCAGCCAACATCCAGGCATCCAACGACGGCCCTCTCACCTGTCTCAAAACAAACGTGATCATCACCGGTACCTCCTCCACAAACGGAACTACCTTCAGATGGACAGGGCCGAACAACTTTGTCGCCACCACCGCATCCGCCATTGTAACCACACCAGGTACTTATACACTGTCAGTGACCAATCCGGACAACGGCTGCGTAGCCACCACCAATACACCTGTTATAAGTAATACCACTCCGCCTACTGCCGTTATCCTGCCACCAGCGACAAATCCTGATCCGCTATCAGTAGACCTCCTGAGTGCACAAAGCGTTTCTAATGCCAACTACCAATGGTCATTAGTCTCCTCCGATAACAGCTGGTTGATACTCGACGGCGCTCAAACAGCCTCCGTCCTCTACCAATCAGGCAATCCAGATATCAGTGGCATATTTACTTTACAGGTGACCGACAAATCCAATGGTTGCCAAAATACCGCTACATACACCTTGAACACTGTTTCCGCTGCTTTGCAACAAACAGCCGCTTCGCTTGAATACAACGCATATCCAAATCCATTTACTGATCAATTATCCATTACATTCAAATCACCTGTAAATGGAAAAATATCAGTAGAGATCTACAATAATATGCAGGGTAACAGAGAAAGCCTCCTGTTCAACGATTATGTAAAAGCAGGTGAAGTGCATAAACTCACATACAGATCAATTAACCTCCCCGCCGGCCTGCACTATTGTGTTATCCGTGCGAATGGTAAAGTTTACACTAAAAAACTAATCCTTATCAGATAA